TGCAAACAGCCGTTAGCCCTGAGGAGCCTAGGCAGGAGAGATTAAAGGTCGGCGGTAAAGGATACGAGGCGCCTTTGTCTTCAAATGTGGACGGTAAAGTGAGCGAAAATGGCAGTGTTCCCGGACACATTGAAGAGGAACCGCTGGCAGAGTTCGATGACCAAAGGATTTGGTGTTGTTCCACCAAGGTCACCTCACGAGAGTTCACCCCAGGGATGAGAAGTCGCATTTGGCCAACAACCTGTATATCATATCACCCGTCAGTAGGGAAATTGTGACCACCAGAGACGTGTAAAATATACCTTTGCTTTGACCTCTGTGATTGTTTCACGGTGTTCCAGTGCGATAGCACCATTTATAGGATAGTGTCGTGAGTATATGGGTGTTTCCGCGTCATCTTCCTGCTCCGTGAGTACAACTTTTACTCCCCCAGATAGTTTTTTAAACGTTCCGGTGGGACGACCTAAGGCGCGTGGCGTTCGTTGAATGAGTTGCTCGCCAACAGCTGGATCACAAGAGTAAGATGGCGGAGGCGAAGAAACAGAGTAAGTTGGAAGTGTCTCTGGCGGACGGGTCATTATAGTCATTCCAGTGAATGAAAAGAGACGATGGGTAGTAGTTACCTAGTCATTGAAGTTTCCGGTCATTTTATATGTGCAAGAGCTGTCAATGTTTTTAGGGTGCTGCAAACGAGTCATCGAGGGATCGGCTTGTAAAGTGTGAGTAAGcatagcattgtatcaagcGCTTGCGCCCTGCCAGACCTTCTGGATCATGATCCGGATTTCGGAATATCGTTGGGCACGGGTTACCCACAATTCGGGGCCGTCAAAGAGGGTACTCTCACAGAAAATGGAAGAACGTAAACGGAACACAATTTACATAGCAAGAGCCTCGGAAACTAGTCATAAACAGCAGTGCGAGGAAGTTGTTCATTTATAGAGAAAAGAGCGTGAAATTTTGCTACATCTCTAACAATCAGAAACGAAATCTAACAATCAAAACAAATGAAAGTCAGAGATTGGTGATTGATAATAACAAGCGCTGTGTATCAGTGAGGTGGTCCCTACCGATTCCTTTCGAGCGTTGCCAACGTTCGTTCCAATTGTTGAGCTCTCCGCGCATCCTGAACAACCTCCCACTCTGAATCCATACTACGGTAACTCACCGGCCTTTCCGGTGTCGTCGCTGTCGAGTCACTAGAGACCGGTCTTTGCGCTCGAAGACTGTTCCTGAGGAAGCCGCTCAAAAGCAGTGTGCTTCCTCTGGTATTCCCATAGGCTGGCGGTGGAGGCTGAGCAATGATATGATCTTCCGCATCCCCGGTACCAACACCACTCTGTGCCAGAGTAGCAGCATAAGTTGGCAAAGGAGGTCGGTTCCAAGGTGAAAATGCCACTACAGGATCTGAATGATTACCATATCGGATAGACGAGGGGATTATCTCTCCTGGATGTAAGTGGGCATAACGCTCGGCTCGTAGACGGTAAAGTCGGCGTTCCAGGAAAAGAAGCTGTCCAAGGATTGCGATGGTGAAAACCACATGGACGAACACGGATGAAGGGATTGTGCCTGCTGCATTCCCCTCTTTAACCGCTTTCGTCTTCTTGTTCATCAAGAGCACCGTTACCACCCATCCAGTAATAGTCCCGAAAACCATCAACAGTTGAATGAGGAATGCCATTAGAGTTGACAACGTAATGCCACCGTAACATATCTTCCTCGACCTCTTTAATGGCTTGTTGATAGCATTATCGGTCGAGGAAGGGgcaggagagggagaggtcgGCGGAGGAGTAGTGGACGATGGAGTAGGAGTATCGGAGTGGCTCGTATTTTCTCTGTCTGCAGGATGTCGCTCGGGAAGTACTTGCTCAGGAGAGTTGCTGGTTTCCTGCGCCGTCCCTTCTTCATGCAAATCTTCCCTGTACCCAATTTCACCTCGCTTCAGCGGCAAGGGACCTGCCTGTGGCCGCACTTCTTCGACTGTGGccgatgaagatgaaccacTCGGCGTCAAAGGACCAGCCGATGTCATCCTCTAAAGGTGACGTTTTGACcaaatgaagaaaaaaaaaaaagcttgCGCCTGGCAAGGTCACTGCGGGAAAGCTAGCCTGCAATGAAAGACGTTGTAGAAAGCCAAGGTGTTGAATTGCCACTGGCACTGCCAGCGCAACCGCCAACGGTCATAGCAACGTGGGAACATCGTCGCAATCTAAACCATTTCAAGTAAACTATCCACATTTTCATTCTCTTATCTTCAGAGGCTGGCGACATAAAACGGGTATATCACTGTAGGTGAAGGGTAGGCTAAGAAACAAGGCGATAAAGCTCATAATATGTCATCAATATACTTCGCTTCTTCCTTTGGAATAATAGCGCCCAAATCCACCACCGTATAGAATGCGAAAGTCTTGGTCTCCGTAACCTTAGACCCCGCTTTCGACGGACTTCCCATGTCGTTACTCTCCGACGGACTAGGATCGTCTGAACGGTAGGTAAACGAGACTAACATATTGAACTTAAAAACACCGGTCAGCTTCGCAACATAAACGCTCGAAATGACTCGACTCGCCTTGACATTTCCCCTAGCCTCCTTACCAATCACAACCTCTCCACCAATCACCGTCGTGTTGCCTTTCTTTTCCAGGACCCCAACAGATTTTGGTTTGGTTTTGATTTCCTTCTCACCCCTCAGTCGAGCCTCCAacacctcgtcgtcatcaagCCCAAACATTTCGTCGTCCTCTTCATACTCCCAAGCTTCGGCAAAAGCGGAGATAGTAAAAGGTGACGTGGGAAGGGAAATGGCAAAGGGTGGTCGACGCGCTTTATCTGGAGCACCCTCAGAATGAGATACGTGCATTCTCTGTACCGATAATCTGACTTGTATTGGGTCGTATAGAGGATTTGACAAGGCAAGATTGAACGGATAAGTTTTTCCAGCTTGCAACTCGCATTTTCCTTCACGATCCTCGTCCGGTGGTGCCGTTGTAGACTTTACCATGGAACGCTTCGCAGACTCTACCGCCAATGCCTGTTGTCTATGAGGGAGAGCCACCACGATCGCAGGAAGATAGCTGGCAGCGGCGAGTTTGATCTTGAATCGAACAGATTGAGCTTTTTGTTCTGGTTTGATCAAGATGTGTGTGCAAGCTGGACACCGTTTGGATCGCTTGGAATGTAAGGGTATTCGAAGGGGCTTCAGATCTCTGTAGGGACGAGTGAGTGGCTGTCAGTCAAAGAGGGAAGACGAACCTAGTTTCGATTGACGTTGTCCAGCTCAAACTCCATCTCTGCTCCAGACGCGCTATCTCAGACACATCTTCCAATCGTTTCATCATCTCTACATCCAACTCCCCACCACCGGTGCCATGTTTACTAGCCGTAGTGATATCCACTCTGCTCTTGTACTGCGGCATCTCGTCCTTGTTGGCTGATTTGTCTTTATGACCTCGTTGACTTCGTGTTAGAGGAGTATATTTCGCAACGCCAGGTATATCTCGCGCAAGAGCGGCGGTCGCAGCTGCTGTGATAGGATTCGTGTGCGGTGAGTGAGCTGCTTGAGTCGGAAGggtagaagaagaaagtgatGATGCACGTATGATGGGTTCAAaatgttccttcaaacggtCAAATTCCAAAGAATCTAGGGCAGAGTCTTCAAACTTCTGGAGCTGAGCTGCAGTCAGAAGCAGGTGAGTAGGACATGTAGATTATAGACAAATGTGTACACACCAGCCAGACCAGTGGGTTTCTCGAAAGTCATGCCTACTTCAGAAGAATCCCATCGACAATAGTTACAATAGAGTAAGAAAGGCGGCTCTCCAACTGCACTTATTGGAACCATCAGCCTGCCATCTCCGGGATCCGGCGGGTCAGAAGGAACGACGGATAATGTGTTTCTGCAATTCGGGCACATGAAGCAATTCCGAGCACATCTAAGCTTACGTTGGATCAGTTATAGACCACGTTTTTTCCGAAAACGAAGGATTGACTACTTACCTATTCTTCTCCGCTCTGACGCTCGCACTGGGCACTTCGAATAAGCAGTTTGGGCAATAATAACCACTGACTTCCACTGAAACACAACGATTACAGCGGACCGCATCACACTCTTCACAAAAGAAGAGGGTATGTAGAGGGTGGAAACTATaagatgaggaaggaagatgaggaggggGAGGCACTGGTGATGTTGAAAGGCATGGACAATGGTATAGGATGCTGGGAGCTGGCATATAGCTAGCTGATGATGAGAGTGATTCAGGTTTCTTTGTCACATCACATGAACGGTGTGACGATTCGTAGCACGCGCGCCCTGGTATTTGACGCGTCGGTGTTTTCGCGTGTCACCAACGTtggtctccttctcctctccATGTATACTGGATTGAGAATACGCGCCGACCCCGTCTTTCGAATAAAGCTTAAGAACCACCTCTATAAACGGGCCCACTCAGGTATCAGAAGCTGGGACGCTCTTTAAAACTTGACCTTTTGTCCTCAGTCTGCAGATCCAAAATCTCAACATTAATGAACCACTCTCTTGAGGAACGGTGGGAGGGGCGGCTTTGGACAACATTGTATATCTATTTCGATGAGCCTTGCGTTTTCATCATTCATGATGACCGCCGTAAATATTATGAGCTGGCACCTAGCAAGCTGCTGTTCAGAATTGCAAGCTTAGATTCAGCCAAAACGAGGAGACTAACAAGATTGCGGTGGAAACATGGGTTATTACGAATGGGAATTTCGAGGCAGGAAAAGTTGGCGTAGTCTTTACCCGATGACTGTATGTAGTACCACAATCGATACATGCATCTTTCCCTCAAGAAACACCATAGTAATTTTTATTATGGTGCAGTCTCTCACCGGGCAGGACGTGTGAAGAGTATCCTTGTCATCGTCGTTCGGAGGTCCAAGTTCTCAAGAATACTAGTTGCAGCTTCAGCATTCAGGCGCAAACTTAAGAACGCTGGATATACCCCAGACAAAGGGAATCAAATCTCCATCTTCGCATCCTCGACCTCCCCCtcattcatcttcatcttcgccGCTTTGTTCTTCGGAATCGGAATCGCGCTCGTCATTCTCGTATCCTCAGTCTCCTCAACTAGCCTCTTCACCCTCCTCCAAACCTCCCTCGCCGCTTCCTTAGCCATCCCCCTCGCCTTCAAaatctcttcctcatcaaacCCAAACCCATCCCATCTCCTCCAACTCGACCAAACACAAGTAGCACCAGATTCAGACAGAGGTTCAAAATCAGAGAACAAAAACGCGAAACATCCTCCCCCAACAAGATCTCGAGCTTCGTCTTCCGTAGGATCAACAACGTACACGTACGTCGAGTCCACCCGAATGCAACCCAAAGAAACCGCACAAACGACACCTCTCATAGGTATCGATCCTGCATTTATCAAAGCCAGCGTACAAGCGTTTATCATCGACGCTACCAATCCGTCCTTCCATTTCGAACCAGGACTCGAGACAAGCGTTTGTATAACTATCTGAATCAACGTTCGAGGATTTTGTGTGAGAATAAGCGAAGGTGTTAGAGCGGAAGAGATGGAGGACGATAGGAATTTGGATTCTGTGGAAGGAACGTTGGATATCGGTCGAAGATGAACTTCGAGGGTCGCTTGAGAAGGGTGTTCTGCCGCTAATCGAACCTCGATTGGGCCAGATAAGGAGACGAGAGCTTGGGGGACAgaaccaaatccaaatctaGCTGAGCCATCGACTCTAGATAGAGTATCGAAGGAGAGAAAAACCTCGCGAAGTGAAGTGCTCGAGCGACCGCCGGCGCGTGTAGTCATGATAGTTTTTACTCAAAGAGTTTTATTGTCCGCCGTTACAGAAAAAACATGAATGGTACTAATTTTTTTTCCAAGTATGAGTGTTACAATAATGTAATTGGTCGGTAAAAAGTAATCGAGAGAACAATCAGAGCTAAGTAAAAAGAATGGCTACGGTCCATCAAACATACCAACCAGAGGATCTACTGTGAATGAGGGGAGTACGGTGGAGGACCAGGGCTTCCATATCTGGCTGGGCTATCAGCTGCAGCCAGGCCCTTCCCATACCCATACCCGGTACTTTGAGGCAAGTGCGGTGAGCTACTCTTCATCGGACTCGGAGGGTAACCACCCGCAGACAGGTGCTGCTGGTTTTGAAGAGGCTCTTGTCCGAGGAAGACACTACTGTTCGAAGGATTACCGACAAAGCTTCCGTTATTATGATGGTTCTGGTATGGTGAATGAGGGTCTTGGTGCGGAGAACTAGATCGATGAGCAGGGAGCGGTTCCTTCAGCGGAAGATGCATCATAGACGAATCCTGGAGCTGTGAATAGGATTCGGGTCGTCCACGGGATCCTGGTGCACTACCCCCAAAAAAGGCACTTTCCCCCTTGccctttctctttttctgaAGCTTGCGACGACAGCAGCACTTCCAAACGACAAGTCCAATAATGAGCAGAACTCCGACCAGACACCCAACCAGTATGTATGGCCAACGACTCAGGACCATCTCCTGatacttcttcttcttctcttcctccgaaACTGGGGACTTCTGCATTTGATTTTGAGGGAGTAACTGGTACTGCGCATCCCCTGTAGTGTCCGTTCCGCCTAAACGGGTCTGAATGAAGTCACGGCGTCCTTGGTCGGGTGTGgtcaaagaaagaaattGCATATACGGCTCCATTTGGTCAGAGACACCATCAACCCAGTTACCGAATTCCATGAGGGTATAGACATTCCGCACTACAGGTGAAGTGTATTGTCAGTTGAGGTGTAAGCAAAGTAAAGGAAGGTGCATTCTCTCACAGAAGTTCATCCCCATGATCATGTCATAGTGTCCCAACAAACTAAACGCTGTAGTGATAGGTTGGAACTGCAAAACAGCGATAAATTAAAAAGAAATTTCGGCGACGATGGGGGGTTAACTCACGGCCCCGATACACATCCTATTCCCTTTCGCATCTCGGTAATTAAAATTGTCATCCACGGCATCCAAGGGATCGATCGGGTAATTCACACCGCCAAAGTTGAATGAAATTTGCAACATCTGACCGCATGGAACGGTCCACCACTCTTTTTGGGAATCGTATACGGCGCCTTGAACACGACCATAAATAGCATCGGCTACGTCTCTGGGAACCTGGCTAGTTTTTGTGGGACGTTGTCTCAGTATACGTTAAAGAGTCGAAAGAAATCTGGCGAACCTGAATGTGAAACCGGAGTCGATGACTGCGACAAGTTGACCAGAAGGGGCCCTAGGAACAATAGATTTGATCTTGATGACCTGGCCATCTGGGCCAATGATACCGTTGTCTTTATCCGTTAGTGCTTGCCAGTGTTGATCTAAACGAAgcttgaaaaaaaaagaggtaCGAAGAACGTGAGAGGTTGAACGTACCCGAATCCAACAGTTTGAGAACTTCCTCCACATTCAATTTGGGCATCGACGTGATATTGCTGAACTGTGGTAGTGTTTCGCTGATAGTAAATTGGCCAGTATATCCTTGGTTGGAGCCCTTCCGATCGAGCAGAAATGTGACGTAGTTGGA
This genomic window from Marasmius oreades isolate 03SP1 chromosome 8, whole genome shotgun sequence contains:
- a CDS encoding uncharacterized protein (MEROPS:MER0081097), coding for MALNNLGNAQYVTNITLGGVPMSVLLDTGSSDLWVNFPGSPPQTTDLGKSLSLSYAIGSASGRISSTQLKFNQFTIDNQAFLQVNDASTFSTDIQAQGYSGLMGLGPNSGSQVLDKIGKNHNADSVLSRVFQQSKASSNYVTFLLDRKGSNQGYTGQFTISETLPQFSNITSMPKLNVEEVLKLLDSDQHWQALTDKDNGIIGPDGQVIKIKSIVPRAPSGQLVAVIDSGFTFSQVPRDVADAIYGRVQGAVYDSQKEWWTVPCGQMLQISFNFGGVNYPIDPLDAVDDNFNYRDAKGNRMCIGAFQPITTAFSLLGHYDMIMGMNFLRNVYTLMEFGNWVDGVSDQMEPYMQFLSLTTPDQGRRDFIQTRLGGTDTTGDAQYQLLPQNQMQKSPVSEEEKKKKYQEMVLSRWPYILVGCLVGVLLIIGLVVWKCCCRRKLQKKRKGKGESAFFGGSAPGSRGRPESYSQLQDSSMMHLPLKEPLPAHRSSSPHQDPHSPYQNHHNNGSFVGNPSNSSVFLGQEPLQNQQHLSAGGYPPSPMKSSSPHLPQSTGYGYGKGLAAADSPARYGSPGPPPYSPHSQ